GGCCCCGACCCTGTGCCCCGCAGACATTGCAGCTCGATCGTGTCCCAGACTCTGTCTCCCGTGTCCGGGGCCGGTCTCCTGGCCAGCGCCCCACGCTCCCTGCGCAGGTGCGTGCCCCACTGCTGCACGGGCCCTGGGGGTGCACACGCGTGAGGCCCAAGGGGCCAAGTTACTCTCTGGGGGGCGGAAAACAAGCTGCAACGTCACCAGCTACCCGTGGCTTTCTTCATCAGAGTGTCGTCCGCTCACCCCATTCCTGGCGCAAGGCGTGCACCCCGCGAGACCCCCTTAAAGAAAGGACCGACTGTCAACATCCACTGTGCCGTTCACCTGCCCTGGCCCCTTACCCCGGCCGCTGGGTCCGGAGGGCGGTGCCTCCAGGACATCTCGGGCGGAggcctgaggaggaggaggaaacagccGGGGGCGGGGTCCCCGAGGCTTGGGGGCGCGGCACCGCGCAGGCGCCTTGGGGGCGAGTCCTTGCAGACGCTCGGCCTCCCTCGCGTGTGTGCATGGCGGTCAGTTACTGTCTCAGTCCTGCTCTCCGTGTCCCGACAGCTGGACCTGGGGGCCCAGTGCCCACGGGCACCCTGCATACCTCTGCTCCTTCCCCCTCCTTACATTATCGAGTGAAATAACCCGAAGAACAGCCCCCTTGGTGATGCCAGCGCCCACGAGGCAAGTCCAGAGGGGGCGCCGGCCGCGGCCACCGCGTGTCCCTCTAAGGGCCCCTGGGAGGGCAGTTGGGGG
Above is a genomic segment from Cervus elaphus chromosome 26, mCerEla1.1, whole genome shotgun sequence containing:
- the LOC122684272 gene encoding opioid growth factor receptor-like, whose product is MVSGAPPHPEFYRNLTSGPPPLRLLQHRPLSLGHATSGPSPSHGPSHRPMASTSQSPWPRPCAPQTLQLDRVPDSVSRVRGRSPGQRPTLPAQSVVRSPHSWRKACTPRDPLKERTDCQHPLCRSPALAPYPGRWVRRAVPPGHLGRRPEEEEETAGGGVPEAWGRGTAQAPWGRVLADARPPSRVCMAGSERDHPAVSGPCGDPRAAVPAVLDQALGARLSPPRRPPVCVVTVTLALPLAH